CTTCTCCTACTTCCCCAACAAGTAACAAGGAAGGAAGGAATACATAGACATAGGTTCACACCactaatatcaccacaagctactCCTACACCTCCTACAATTAACATGGAAGAAAGAACCACATAGGGCAAAATATACTCTGAGCTGGACATGGGGTTGCTCACATAGCAAGGGGAAAAAATGACTGCAAAcaggaaaaaaaaataaaagaaaaagaaaactgggcTCACTGGGTTTCGAACCCCAGTCCCCTTagtgcaacaacaccaccacacaccactgcgctgctgctactgatgttaacAGGAGAAGGGAAAGTGGCAAGGTAAGCTACCTGCAggaataaatcaaaacaaaagaataaaaaggcgccgagggggggggactcgaacccacgccctcctacaggcgctAGAATAAGCCAGCACAACACTACCATCGGGCTACGGATCGAGAACTGGTTTAGACAAaaaggtaaaatagaaaaccactCCACTCACGAGATGAACTCCGCCGGCGGCCGGACCCGAGGGcgctggcggcgccactcccggccaccaccggcAGGGGAAACTATCGGCGGGGCCCGCGGGACTCTCAGGGGCTCCATTCCCGCCCTAAGCACGGGAAAAGGTCCCTCCTTTGGCTGCCCGGAACGGCACCGGCAAGAGCTTAaaatgactagcactcactcctacatcacacacaccactatcacatgcatcacaaaatAGTGCAAAATCACCACTtaaccctagcaagatcacatgcactctcaacaccacaacactactcctagtaaaatcaaatgcaacatgatcatggcatgcaaacataaggtaaggcaaggaatgatatgttatgcatgcatgcaagggaagtaagcactaaggaacacacatgaaatcatggcacaaaaaTGATATCAacacaatctctgacaaggtggcctcACATGGAAGGTTAAAAAAAGGGAaagacctacacttggggcattacaggaccggccggagcgtcgtccccttgctggaggctctctgcagcgcgcccagagcgcagttttggcatgccacggcatgctggctcgctctggggcacttgggacgtgtcctccatgtcctgagtgttgttgggagtgtgcccagccgttgtggtttagtggaagcccgagctggtcaagggagcaaggaacactagtgatgccagtactgccctgcggctcaaattggatttcttgtcacttgtgcttggagttggggaggggctgatggactgggtgctcagggtgttctggggccctaactcaccaagtttggggtcttgacattgggtaaaacagtggctaggagggtttttaccttcctgccagtaggtgttcgacagtgacttggggtgcttccactccaccactggaaatgaaacttaacaggtttggtcttggggtaaaaacatggggtttcaccaaatttgagctccattgaaccagtttggctttgtaaacttgaaaatgcctcaaaatgaccagtagtgTCCTTtaaaaaggaagtgtggccaaacagagtctcacaaatcccatctttggcgtggagtcctcatttggggtgtcaaacacctctgcaaagttttagctccattggagaaactttgcaatgtagagttgttccaactctactctggtcaGAGAGGGTttggggctcattaggtgcacttccccaccttggatcaaggtgagattttaggtgagcacctaatatggcttgggagggctcctgtaattttatgggaatttactgagataatttcctttggaaacatctcaaaaagctaaaacagacacaaatggttttcagggttttactcaaataatattaatataaaatagggtttaaaatcttatatatggaaaatatatgtccttccgagcttccatgaatttactcataattttctaaggcaggaaagcaattttccttgtgggaatatcattactggccttagaaacagacatagttataaaataggaaaataatattttaaatcaccaattaatgtttttaatgaatgaaaataatatttggatcagatcacctactttggttggaagtgccgcttggcttcatgagctagtagtgtatcccaacatggtgaaggtgatcttgatataaaggaaaaaggggttttgaagaaagcaaaataataagttttcatgggtttgagtcatcaaacaagcaagcattcactcaaacaagggttcaaattgcactcacaacattatttgaaaaggttttaacaagctctgatttttgcaacataaaatacttgtggtgaaaaacagggtgtgacacaaagTTACTATGTTCACCTTGGTGACTTGGTGctttaaatgatggagttgtggtGATGGGCTCAAGTTATCTTCGCAGTGCCAGCCCACGTTTACTCAAACATGGTGGCTTAAACCACCACCCACACCCTTATAATGAACATCGTTAGAGCTGTTTAGCTAGAATGGTCACTATTTGAAACAATCTTGGGTGTTGCATGTGTTAGAATGTTCTCCATCATCTCACTATCATGGGTGACACAGAAAACGGAAAAATTCTCCCTGTTTGCCTCTCTCTCCTATTCgcccctctcggacgtccgacgtgtctcggtcGTCCGATGACCTGTTgatgtccggacgtccgacgagtgtcggtcgtccgatgaTTTATTAATATCTGGACATCCGCcatctgtcggtcgtccgacgattCGGCCCCCATATAAAGTCTGGAGGCCCGCGGGTCTAGGCATTTGCCCTAACTCCCCGCACTTCCTCCCCTCTTTGTTCTCCCCCCTTGCGTCGCCAGGCCGCCACCAGGATCCCTCCATCCGCTTCTTCGGCCGAAGTCCTTCTCTTTCTGCGCCTCGAGGTaacctcctccttctctctctctctttcaaccGATTTCTTTCCTGCAGTTCTGCTCTCGGTGCTCCAAATGCATCCGGTCCCAGACTTAGGGTTTCTCAAACATGGTTGTAGGAGTTTTtgccatgccgaagatcaagcacTCCGTGCGCAAGATCCCCGTCGGTTTGTCCTCTCGTGCCACCCGTGGTGCGGGGTCCGACGACTCCCAAGAACGGGCTCGTCCCTGCAAGCGCGTCGCCAAGCATCCGGTTCGTGGAACCGTCTCATCCTCGGAGGGTTCCGACTATGAAGAAGAGCTGGAGTATGAAGAACGGGCTGAATTTCTTGGGATTCGCAGAAATCTTCCAAAGCCCAACACTCGGAGACTGTCATACATGCCTTCTCCACCTCCGGATCAGCCTCAAAGTGATGCTCGCCGCATCTCTCTTGAGCCCCCTCCTTCTCTAGGTCGCGAAATTAAGGATTTCACCAAGGTCCCTAAATCTGCCTATCTTAAGTTTCGTCGCGACACTGATCAATTTTGTGTCGTGCGTGATTCCATGGACTCATGTTTTTACAAAAATGTTCAGGCAGCCATTTTCTCCACTGTCATTGTTCCGAAAGGTCTGTCGGTTCATCACTACATTGACTTAGAGCATATTCGCACTCActcggcgaaatatccgggtgccattaatCTCATCGAGTCATTTGGTCTTGCTGCACCCTTTGCTTTTCAGCATGACTTCAACCATGCTGCCATtcatcaattctatgcaacttgcTTCTTTGGTCCGGATAACACCGTCACTTGGATGACGTCCGACGCCGAGCTCTCAGCCTCTTATGCTTAGTTTGTCGCTACTCTTGGTTTTCCAGACACCGGCTTTAAAATCCATAAGAGTGACCCAAATCATGCACCTAGAGCCATTGAAGCATGTGTCTATCTTTTAAAAAGCCTTGATGAGCTTGATGAAGAGGAAAAGGGCAAAGATCTCAATCAAGTTTCAATTTGGAGATTTCctttcttcattatttttcagtgcgtcatccgcaccatctattccAAGATGGGTGACAGGGGAACCTATAGAGGATATTGCATTGATATCATGACCCACCTTAATGAACATCCTAAAAGGAAGATCAATGTTCCTCACTTTTTATGGCATGAGATCCGcctcgctagttttcaatacaagcgagcctttcctcatgccccctttaTTCAGGCTCCCATTGAACATCTGGACCCCTTTTCTATTGCTCGCACTCATGTGCATCAAAAATGGGTCATTCCCTCTCACATGGCGGATGATTGGGCTCCCAAGAAATCCTCATCCGCTCCTGCTCGACGGGCTGCTACTCGGTCTAGGTCTCTCTCATCTAGCTCTGTCTCCTTCGGtcgctttgctagttttcttgggaAAGCACATTGTGCCATAATGAAGGCTTTCACCTTTCAGTGCTCACAAAACCACGATGTGGTCACTCACATGATCTCTTCTAAGAATGCTCTCAAGGCTCGTTTGAGAGACTCGGGAGCAACTGATGTGAGTGAGGATGAGGAtcttcctcctgctcctccttccgaCTTCGGTTTTCCCTCTGGCCCTAattgggctgatttccttgacgaggtagGTGGTAGTGGCAcccatggtgatgacgatgatggcagCGGTGTCTGAGTGCGTGGTTGCATGTCCTGGTCCTTCCCTTTTCGGTACTTGATGTCAAAGGGGGAGGACATTATCTTAGTATTtgacttgttatccttaatgtaTGGATGGTGAATTATGCCTTAATGTATGGATGATGAATTATGCCTTAATGCATGGATGATGAATTATGCTCAACTATTATGACATATATGGATGATGTGTTATCATGCTATTTTACTAATCTATATGATATCTTCGATGCACTCATTATCAAAGTAAGGGGGAGCTCCCTGACCATaattattttactatgcatataatcgGGGGGAGCTCTATAAAAAATCTCTCCTAAGCTACATAAGTCTACTTTACTTTTTCACAGCtagttgtatgttgtcatcaactaccaaaaagggggagaatgaaagtgcaatcatgcccttaatcatattttgatgttgttgacaacatacatataggaaACTAATCATCTTAATCAAGTGTATCTCAGGTTTTGTTCCCATGAGAGTTTCTGTATGGATCGTGACTAATTTGTCCAGGATGCTCAAGAACGAAGAAACAAGACGAAGTGGTCTATCATTCTATTTGTCTCtcttgagtatagggaccccgcactattaagaggggatcactgggtctcacaagaaacttgctcaaaactcTAGGCAATTCCTCTCTCTTTATCTTCCTGTTGTTGGTCTGCTTTTGTTCGGTCGTTCGGTGGTTCTCGGACATCCGGACGCTCGATGGCCGACGTCCTCCGGAAATCCAAAGCCGGCCAACAGATTCAaaccctcggacttccggctcctccGATCGTCTGAGGACTGGACGTCCGGGTACGTTAGGAATTACGTTGCCACTCAACAGATTCAAAATGTCAGACTTCTGACCATTTTCGGGCGACCGTGCCCCGGACGGCCGATGCCTTTCGGACGTCTGTATGTTGTTCACCTTTTCACCAAATGTTGTGCCAACCTAATACCTTCTGTATCTTCGGACGGCCTACGTCTTCCGGATGTCTGTATGCTGATCACCTCTCAACCAAATAACCTGATACTTTTTGCATtttcggacgaccgaccactatcggacgtccgacccttcgTAGTTGTCCGGACGACCGTgagctgtcggacgtccggcaactGCACAACATATCTGGCTCCAACGACCACTTttctaccaccactatatatagtcttctcccacctcgagtgGGAGCTATCCAACACATTGAGAAgattccaagaacacctttctctctCACTACCATTTGCCTACAtcaaaatcctagatcccaagagcatctgTGAGTTcccttgagtgttgttccaatcaaaagatagattttcttcctctcctcctctcaacccaagctatttgtgatttgagcaaatgTTGAGCAGTCTCCGTGATCtttttactcttggaggttggagactcttaggcgtaggagttcttcggagaggaatcaaaccgttgtgatttcccccggaaagtttgtgaggatttggaggccacctcaaaggcttaccactagtggttgagaaacgccttcgtggtgttttctcaaggagagaatagggtgagccttcgtggcgttggtgtgccttcgtggtaacacccacctctctaaacggtgatgtagcttccctccaaggaagtgaacatcggcatacatccttgtctctcggagttgcagttatccctaaccctaacttccTACTTGTTACTAGTCTTTGATTACTTACTTGTGCTTTATCATACCCTATTTGTTGTCGTGCTTGGTACACAAAGACTAACCTTCACccttgcaattgttaggctcactttcatattccgcattattgcctaaaattggTAAGTATCCGTTAAAATtgtaactgtacctattcacccccccccctctaggtccatctcgatccctttCAACTGTGAGTGCTAATATTGAAGAATGGATACCATCTTGGGCTAGTGTGAATCTTAGTAGGAGTTCGACCGGTTGGTGACCTGATCATCTCTCCTCTGAGCTCCCCAAAAGCATACAACACTTTCCTAAAGTATCTGGAATTGGTCTCCATTGATCTCCTAAACATGTTGTGCATAACCCTGAACCTCTGGTTATGACCAACAACATGGAGGAACATGACTACTTGCTCTTCCACACTGGTGTGGATGCAATCTTGTAGCAGCCCCCTGCTTCTGAAGGTTTGCAAAATCCTAGCGAAAGGTGATCTCTTCATTCAAAGCATCCATAGAGCATATATCTCGTTCTAGTTGTAGATGTAGTTCAAATTCAGCATCCTCTCCTGATCCCGGATTAACATTGGACCATAATGGATGACAAGCTTATCACCAAGATGAACAGTCTCTTATGGATAAACATGAGACACGTCTGAATCACATCTACCGTGATGTTGCCTGAATAGCAGCTTCATCCGTGCATCCATAACCTAGTCGATATCGAGGGTGCATTGAGGAATGGGGAAATTGATCCTACACCTTGCCTAACATAGGAGGGAGGGGGTTCCATGTTGCTTACCGGCTTCGGAGACGATGGCGAAGAGGGGGCATGGCTAAGTCGAGGACGACTAGGCGGTGGccaagaggagggggagaagcagCTCCTGGTGTCGGGGAGTGTTGTTGTTGCCTCCGTCGCAACCGCTTACGTAAATCCGAGTCATCGTCGTCGCCGATGCTAAAAACAGAGGAAGCGCTTGTGCTAGAGCTAGCGGTGACCGAGTAAGTGGAGCGGTGAGGCTAGATTTCGCACCATCACACCTCGGTCTATTTCCATCTCGCGTCATCTCCACTCGATTTCCCCTTGCACCTCCGCGAGCGTGTTGTCTCTCTTTTGCGCCGCACTCAGTCTGCCTCACTGGAAATTGTCGATTTGAGGGTTTCCGACTCGCCAGGCTCTGGGTTGTTGTAAGGTTTGTGTCGATGCAAGTCAGCCCACCAAGTTTGCAATCAAACACATTTTTCTTAGCCCAACTCGTCCTAGTTGGAGGTAAAGCGGGCAACCAAACATGCCCGTTGTCAGTGCGTGTGTGAAAAAGCTGCATGTTCTGGTTTGATTTGGCCCAATATCTTCTTTTTTATCTTGCAGGGTTACAATATGTGACAATTTATATGGACTCGCGTTGGCGCCGATGATCCGGTTGTGTTGCGAGTGCGCTGCTGTGCGAGCTTTGTATATTGTAGTCTACGGTTTAGCTCGGTTTTCCTCCAATTAATTAGACGAATCTTTGTCTCGTTTAGAACGACAGCTATCAACTTTTCCACACCGGTAGTCCAATGGGTGATGAGGTTCCAGAAATTCAGAGCAGATGTCTGACTCTGGTTTATGTTCTAGGCAAAAATTAGGGGTTGAGGTTCTGCCACAGATGATCGTAGTCATAGGGTACACACGTTTCAGCTGCCATAGAGTAATCTTCTAGCAAACCTTCCCCTTCATGACAAGTATGCGTTGTCATTAGATTGTGAAATTCTGATGTCCTGTAGCAGACTAGCAGTAGTTAGCTTTTACTCCATCCATCCCgtaatgtaagacgttttttgaCACTACATTATGAGACAGAGGGAGTAGCTATTTACAGATGAGCTTTTGTTGCAACGAACAACAAAATTCAGTTTAGTCCACAGATCAACACAGCCAGAGTGCCTGACAGCAGAACTACAGAACTTAAACACAGAGCTGCAAGGGCACCCTCGCAAGCTTTACAGATGTTTCTGTGGTTAAGAAATGATCATGACCAGCAGAAACAAAACTATACTTCAGTACAGCTCAGTGGTGGATCATCTCCAGAAACAAAACCATATAGTTCAATATAGCTCACTGGTGGATCATCTCCGCCAAGTTATTATACAGAGCAGAAATAAGCTTATATGTCCAACATTCATCCAACGGAACACACAAATGAAAAAGAAGACAACGAAATGGGCAGGAAAACACGATGCTGCATACCGCGTGTAGTGTTAATAGCATCCTTCtttgttaacatcaccaagtggATGGAAGTACAGACCGATCCAGAGGAGACAAATCCAAGTGGATGCTGAGTATTCTTTCATACAGTACAATACTTTACCCGCTATACCTTGATACAAGATGGGACTCCCAAACCAaatcaaacaaaaaaaaggaagtgTAGAGAACACGAGAAACCCTCGCTATATGAACCAGGATAAGACTTCTACATCATTTCCATAGTTAGAGAATCAGGCGGCGTGATATAACAGTGTGTATCGGATCTAAGTGGAACGAGAATCAGAGAATATGCACATATTAATCAGCCTTGGTCTGCTCTACTGATTTGACTGGTCGGGACTCGAACCCTCCTCCTTTCCGGTGCTCGAGAGAGTAGGGCATGTATGTCCCCAGTATCTTGTCCCAAAGGACAAAGAAAGGTTGCGAAAAGTTGTATTTGTTGCCATAGAGCTGGTGGTGAATGTCATGGTAAGCAGTGTTGTTGTTGAACAACGCATGGAGGATGTTACCGGGAAGCCACAGCCCGCAGTGGTCATCCACTGTCTTGATGGTCGCAAACGAGAAAAAGAATATGGATGTTCGTGGAGTCATACCGGAGAGGAGGAATGAAAGAGCACCACCGATGGTGTCCAGAATAAGGCCCTCAAGTGGATGGTTGTAAAGAGCCCCGAAGGAGTAAGGGACTACAAGAGTGTGGTGCTTGGAATGGATGTGCTTATACAGAAACTTGTTAATGTGCATGTATCTGTGCATGAAGTACTGCCATGTGTCCATGACAAACATCGCGATGATAAATTGCAGCACTATCACGACAGCAGAAGGCTGCTTCGGTGCAATACCACTCTCATCACCAATAACCTGCAGTTCACGAAAAATTAACCATTTTAGAAAGTTGTATAAATGAAGCTATCAGGCAAACTCCACAAGAAATTCTTCAGGTCTGGTATTGCTTCAAAAAACTGCTCGTTAAATTGGGCATTCCTGAGTATCAATTTTCCCCCCATGAGAGGCTATGTCGTTATGCTTTCAGTCCATATAAAGCAGCTGGATTGCGTTGCAATAATTTGGGTGTTTGTAACATGTTATATCATATATGCTATTGCAGAAGTCAGCTCGTCACTACTAATTCAGAGAGTTGGGTTTCGTTGTTAGCTTTATTATCTTCCGAAAGTATGAACGCAAGACGCAAGGCTGAGCAACTCTCCCTGCAACCAATCTGCAGTTATAAGCATGGCACGCTGATTTCCTGTCATCACAGATAGTCGGGACCCAACAATTTGCTCTATGTGGAATGAGGAATGCGCTAGTTACATGCCAAAAACAGTCCCAAGACAACGACGTCCTAAGCCAGTCGCTTTAGCTCCAAATCAGATCATAGCCTATCAAGCATCGTCCCTCTATCTACTAGTAGTACCATCTACTATGAAAGAGGGGAAAAGGCACTTCGCAGCTTACAATCATGGTTGCCAATACAAGAAAGGCCAAAGCTACGTATTCGGGTGGTCTATCTGCAAGCCACCAGAAGGGATACAAGAcaggagacggcgaggaggaggaggaggatgattacCGCGAAGAGCGTGAGCGCGACGACGACCTGGAAGGCCTGCTGGACGAGGACGCCCCTGACGACGGCGGCCCTGGAGACGACGTTCCTGGCGGCCTCCTCGCCCCTGGGGTGCAGGCGGTAGGCGTCGAGGCGCTCCACGCCGTCCAGCGCGACGTAGAGCCCCGAGTAGAGCCAGTAGACGGCGATCGGCACGAACGTGCCGAGCAGCTCGTCCGACACCCCAATCGGCATCCCCGCTCCCTCCCTCGCGGGCCCCAGCCCCCTCCCGGATCCCCGGCGAGACGAGACGAGACGAGGCGAGGCGACGGAGGTAATGCGCGCGCGAGATTccttccgcgcgccgccgcccgtCGGACGCCGCGCGAATTCGGGGGCAAGATTGGGGGCAGGCAGCCCGGATCTCTCCGACGGAGAGGGGAGGGGGGGAGCTTTGGGGGTTGGAGGACTTTTCAGCGGAGGCTGGCGGCTCGCTGCGTTGGAGGAAGGCGGGTGGAAGAGAGGGGGGGCTGGCTGGAATATAGGCGCGGTGGCCCGGCCCGGCCGTCGCCGTCGGTCCGTACGACGACAGGGAGGGAGGGGGGGAGGAGACGAGACGAGACGAGGGACGGGCGCTGGCCGCATACCCGCAGAGGGGCCGGAGGTTATCAAACGGCCCGCGCGACCGCGAGCGCGTACgtgtacgtcacccggtggatccACGGCGCCAACGGTGGCGATGGCGTAAAGATGGAATTTTTTTCCTCCCGGCGTAGAGCGGTACTGCGGTAGCCCGGGTCCTTTCTTTTTCGCCAGCGTTGCTCGTTTGACCCCTCCGCTGGCTTTTGCCCGGCCGGACACGCTACTTGGAGCTCCAGAAGATTGCGACGGAATTCGCGAGTTCCTTCCAATTTCGAAGACGAATCAAACTGAATTTCTTCGCATCACGAACAACCGAGACTCATCGcaaacgaaatatggactttactATAAACCCGGTGTTAGATTCTTGACCACGGCAAATGAAATGTTTTTCATGATAAATTATGTTTGCTGAGGATGACAAGTTTAGTGAAAACAACCGAGATTCATCACAAATGAAATAAGGACTCCGCTATAAACCCGGCGTTCGATTTTTTACCACGACAAATAAAATGTTTTTCATGGTAAATTATGTTTGCTGAGGATGACAAGTTTAGTGGGAACAACCGAGATTCATCACAAACGAAATAAAGACTCCACTATAAACCCGGCGTTCGATTTATTACCACGGCAATTGAAATGTTTTTCATGGTAAATTATGTTTGTTGAGGATGACAAGTTTAGTGGAAACAACCGAGATTCATCACAAACGAAATAAAGACTCCGCTATAAACCCGGCGTTCGATTTTTGACCACAGCAAATGAAATGTTTTTCATGGTAAATTATGTTTGCCGAGGATGACAAGTTTAGTGGGAGCAACCGAGATTTATCACAAACGAAATAAAGACTCCAGTATAAACACTGTGTTAGATTTTTGACCACGGCAAATGAAATGTTTTTCATGGTAAATTATGTTTGTTGAGGATGACAAATTTAGCAGGAACAACCGAGATTCATCACAAATGAAATAAGGACTCCACTATAAACCCGGCGTTAGATTTTTGACCAGGGCAAATGAAATGTTTTTCAAGGCATATATGTTTGCTGAGGATGACAAGTTTAGTGGGAACAACCAAGATTCATCACAAACGAAATAAG
This genomic stretch from Hordeum vulgare subsp. vulgare chromosome 6H, MorexV3_pseudomolecules_assembly, whole genome shotgun sequence harbors:
- the LOC123403090 gene encoding sphinganine C4-monooxygenase 1-like, which encodes MPIGVSDELLGTFVPIAVYWLYSGLYVALDGVERLDAYRLHPRGEEAARNVVSRAAVVRGVLVQQAFQVVVALTLFAVIGDESGIAPKQPSAVVIVLQFIIAMFVMDTWQYFMHRYMHINKFLYKHIHSKHHTLVVPYSFGALYNHPLEGLILDTIGGALSFLLSGMTPRTSIFFFSFATIKTVDDHCGLWLPGNILHALFNNNTAYHDIHHQLYGNKYNFSQPFFVLWDKILGTYMPYSLEHRKGGGFESRPVKSVEQTKAD